One segment of Desulfovibrio sp. JC010 DNA contains the following:
- a CDS encoding GspE/PulE family protein gives MSNSYDLNLVPREVVDLFLTFPQRNEFIPVEVRDKEIKFLLQNETSLPMADFLAWKMGKNVVSEIVAEEEFFPLLEQALTVWEEESAIESDSDGEEGEDGQDLLGWSHDDAPIVRLVNKTLHQSISTGASDIHFEGQGNGFVVRYRQDGVLKTVKRLDKGLQPTVIARLKVMGEMDVAESRKPQDGRIFLKLGQKEVDVRVSTIPTMSGEKAVLRILDRSKNILNLEDLGLKGADLELFRKVLAQPHGIVLVTGPTGSGKTTSLYAGLSELPRDDKNIVTVEDPVEYQLSGINQVQVNKAAGMTFATTIRSFLRQDPDIILVGEIRDQETASTAVQASLTGHLVLSTLHTNDAATAVTRMLDMGIEPFLLASSLSLVLGQRLVRVNCKHCSRIVDVSENTYKLFEEAEGLPATQTAGAGCEHCNFTGFSGRRGVYELIPVTEDMRGLIMEMSSSDQIKAYAKEMGRETMVDHGVRLVKEGVTTLEEVVRVTKL, from the coding sequence TTGAGCAACTCTTATGATTTGAACCTTGTCCCCCGTGAGGTTGTGGACCTGTTTCTGACCTTCCCGCAGCGCAATGAATTCATTCCTGTGGAAGTGCGGGATAAGGAAATCAAGTTTCTGCTACAGAATGAAACTTCTTTGCCTATGGCTGACTTTCTGGCCTGGAAAATGGGTAAAAATGTTGTTTCTGAGATTGTAGCCGAAGAAGAGTTTTTTCCTTTGCTTGAGCAGGCTCTTACTGTCTGGGAAGAAGAAAGTGCTATTGAATCCGATTCTGATGGGGAGGAAGGTGAAGACGGGCAGGATCTTCTCGGCTGGTCCCATGACGATGCACCCATTGTCCGGCTGGTGAACAAGACCCTGCATCAGTCTATTTCCACCGGGGCCAGTGATATCCATTTTGAAGGTCAGGGCAATGGATTCGTGGTTCGTTACCGACAGGATGGGGTTCTAAAAACTGTCAAGCGTCTGGATAAAGGGCTGCAGCCTACAGTCATTGCCCGTCTTAAGGTTATGGGCGAGATGGACGTAGCTGAAAGCCGCAAACCGCAGGATGGACGTATTTTTCTTAAGCTCGGGCAGAAAGAGGTTGATGTCCGTGTTTCCACCATTCCGACCATGAGCGGCGAGAAGGCTGTTCTGCGTATTCTGGACCGCTCCAAGAATATTCTTAATCTCGAAGATCTCGGCCTGAAAGGGGCGGACCTTGAGCTTTTCCGTAAAGTTTTGGCTCAGCCCCACGGCATTGTGCTGGTTACCGGTCCTACCGGTTCCGGTAAAACAACCAGCCTCTATGCCGGACTCAGTGAATTGCCGCGTGACGATAAAAATATCGTCACCGTAGAAGACCCGGTGGAATACCAGCTTTCAGGGATCAACCAGGTGCAGGTCAACAAGGCCGCAGGCATGACTTTTGCCACCACCATCCGATCCTTTCTGCGTCAGGACCCGGATATCATCCTTGTGGGTGAGATTCGAGATCAGGAAACTGCCAGCACCGCCGTACAGGCATCGCTTACCGGTCACCTTGTGCTTTCAACCCTGCATACCAACGATGCCGCAACCGCTGTGACCAGAATGCTCGATATGGGCATTGAGCCGTTCCTTTTGGCGTCCTCCCTTTCCCTTGTTCTCGGGCAGCGTCTGGTGCGTGTCAACTGCAAGCACTGCTCACGGATTGTGGATGTTTCCGAGAACACCTACAAGCTTTTTGAGGAAGCAGAAGGGTTGCCCGCAACCCAGACTGCCGGAGCCGGATGCGAGCACTGCAACTTTACTGGCTTCAGCGGACGTCGCGGGGTTTATGAACTTATTCCGGTCACCGAAGACATGCGCGGTCTTATCATGGAAATGTCTTCTTCCGATCAGATTAAAGCTTACGCCAAAGAAATGGGCCGTGAGACCATGGTTGACCATGGTGTAAGACTGGTCAAAGAAGGCGTGACCACCCTTGAAGAAGTGGTCAGGGTTACCAAGCTGTAA
- a CDS encoding class I adenylate-forming enzyme family protein, with amino-acid sequence MSAISKLKDIVDLYSSEVFLIDAASGDEFTYSDIHKKALQLAAKLSGRGLSKGDKLAIMLPNSVDHAVLLIACLSLGIITVPVNRVLTGKEIDTILDEGKISKFIFDTQSADKVAELSADVDVKIVFEDFLVEDFSPKEGAAIKWFDGVHEDDIMTIVFTSGTTGTPKGVAHRIGSLVNNALLFAESNSVGSENRFYNVLSMSYLGGYYNLLLLPFVSGASVVIGEAFSPHSAMDFWSPIIERKVNTLWLVPTIVSIVLEFDRSEAGSSYCKENVKCAFIGTAPLMETVKDGFEEKYGVELLQNYGLSETLWITANKFGAPDNKGVGRILGDIEVQVDGEDSADISRSAEGEILVKSPYLMADYVNTDSVLTDDGFFRTGDLGYFQDGQLFITGRKKDLIIRSGLNISPLAVENVIQKHESVTGCAVVGVPHRINGEDVVAVVSLKEGIQLKEIKSEILDICNAELTSTKVPSVFFQIDNFPMGSSGKIKKNVLKDVVAVKLHESVGDTFIKS; translated from the coding sequence ATGAGCGCTATTTCCAAACTTAAAGATATCGTTGACTTATATTCCAGTGAAGTTTTTTTGATCGATGCCGCCAGCGGAGATGAGTTCACTTATTCGGATATTCATAAGAAAGCGTTGCAGCTTGCGGCTAAGTTGTCGGGGCGTGGTCTGTCAAAAGGTGACAAGCTCGCAATAATGTTGCCTAACTCTGTTGATCATGCTGTGCTTTTAATCGCATGTCTGTCCCTTGGGATTATAACTGTACCGGTAAACAGAGTTCTGACCGGCAAGGAAATAGACACGATTCTGGATGAGGGAAAAATCAGCAAGTTTATTTTTGACACGCAATCAGCAGATAAGGTTGCCGAGCTGTCCGCTGATGTGGACGTGAAAATAGTTTTTGAAGATTTTTTAGTAGAGGACTTTTCGCCGAAAGAAGGTGCCGCAATTAAATGGTTTGACGGCGTACATGAAGACGACATTATGACCATCGTATTTACCTCCGGCACAACAGGCACTCCCAAGGGAGTCGCACATCGTATCGGTAGTCTGGTCAATAACGCCCTGCTTTTTGCCGAGTCCAATAGTGTGGGGTCTGAAAACAGGTTCTACAACGTATTGTCCATGTCCTATCTGGGGGGGTATTACAACCTGCTCCTGCTGCCCTTTGTCTCCGGTGCTTCCGTTGTTATCGGGGAAGCCTTCAGTCCCCATTCCGCAATGGATTTTTGGTCTCCCATTATCGAAAGAAAGGTAAACACATTGTGGCTTGTTCCCACCATTGTTTCGATTGTACTGGAGTTTGACCGTAGTGAGGCGGGAAGTAGCTATTGCAAGGAAAATGTTAAATGCGCCTTCATCGGCACAGCTCCGCTCATGGAGACTGTTAAAGATGGCTTTGAAGAAAAGTACGGCGTTGAACTCCTGCAGAACTATGGCCTTTCAGAAACCCTGTGGATAACGGCTAACAAATTTGGTGCTCCGGACAACAAAGGGGTCGGGCGGATTCTGGGTGACATTGAGGTTCAGGTTGATGGAGAGGACTCCGCTGATATTTCCCGGAGCGCAGAGGGGGAAATACTGGTCAAGTCTCCATATTTAATGGCAGATTATGTCAATACTGACAGTGTGTTGACTGATGATGGTTTTTTCAGGACCGGTGATCTGGGTTATTTTCAGGATGGACAATTGTTCATCACCGGTCGTAAGAAGGACCTGATTATCCGATCAGGATTAAACATCAGCCCGTTGGCCGTGGAGAATGTTATCCAGAAGCATGAATCTGTGACTGGATGTGCAGTGGTCGGAGTTCCCCATCGAATAAATGGCGAGGATGTTGTCGCAGTGGTGTCCTTGAAGGAAGGAATTCAGCTTAAAGAAATCAAGAGCGAAATTTTGGATATATGCAATGCTGAACTTACGTCTACCAAGGTGCCGTCTGTGTTTTTCCAGATTGACAATTTTCCCATGGGCAGCAGCGGGAAGATTAAAAAAAATGTTCTGAAGGATGTTGTAGCAGTAAAGTTGCATGAAAGTGTAGGTGATACATTTATCAAGTCATAG
- a CDS encoding N-acetyl sugar amidotransferase, whose amino-acid sequence MKYCSKCLMPSTKPYIVFDDEGVCSACKVAAEEKQSVDGIDWDARKAELDELVAKIKAKKAPFFDVLVPVSGGKDSMTQVHRMLEYDLRILAVNVDYGIKTEIGIENLKCIPENMGASLQIFRPELKLQKELIRIGYEDFGDPDLLSHTMLHGYPLRVALAFKIPLVFLGENSAFEYGGDDDISGLAQMTRKWFSKYAANSGHDAAFISKEYNIPMEKLVNYDFPDEIEESDIVTAFSSYYFYWDSEAHREIAKEYGFKELSEPREGTYRTYVGIDEKINRIHQYFKVLKFGYGRGTDHACEDIRLGTLSRDEAKELVRKYDLEPLSDEYVNDFCEFIGISRERFFEVVESYRDTNIWKKDESGNWYIPGHLED is encoded by the coding sequence ATGAAATATTGTTCCAAGTGCTTGATGCCGTCCACGAAGCCCTACATTGTATTTGATGATGAGGGTGTTTGCAGTGCCTGTAAGGTGGCTGCTGAAGAAAAACAGTCTGTAGACGGCATTGACTGGGATGCCCGCAAAGCTGAGCTTGATGAGCTGGTTGCAAAGATCAAGGCTAAGAAAGCACCTTTTTTTGATGTGTTGGTTCCGGTCAGCGGCGGCAAAGACAGCATGACTCAGGTCCACAGGATGCTGGAATATGATCTGCGCATTCTCGCTGTAAATGTTGATTACGGCATTAAAACTGAAATCGGTATTGAAAACCTGAAATGCATTCCCGAAAATATGGGTGCTTCCCTGCAGATATTCCGGCCTGAGTTGAAGCTTCAAAAGGAATTGATCCGCATCGGCTATGAAGATTTCGGTGATCCTGATCTGCTCAGCCACACCATGCTTCACGGTTACCCGCTGCGAGTTGCTCTTGCTTTTAAAATTCCTCTTGTTTTTCTAGGAGAAAATTCTGCTTTCGAATACGGCGGCGATGATGATATCTCCGGGCTTGCTCAGATGACCAGAAAGTGGTTTTCCAAATATGCTGCAAACAGCGGACATGATGCGGCTTTTATTTCAAAAGAATACAATATCCCCATGGAAAAGCTGGTTAACTATGACTTCCCTGATGAGATTGAGGAGTCTGATATAGTAACTGCATTTTCAAGCTACTATTTCTATTGGGATTCTGAAGCGCATCGCGAAATAGCCAAGGAATACGGGTTTAAAGAACTTTCCGAGCCACGTGAAGGCACCTACCGTACCTATGTGGGCATTGATGAAAAAATCAACCGTATCCACCAGTACTTCAAAGTCCTTAAATTCGGATACGGTCGCGGAACCGACCATGCCTGTGAAGACATCCGCCTTGGAACTCTGAGTCGCGATGAAGCCAAGGAATTGGTTCGCAAATATGACCTTGAGCCGCTCTCCGATGAATATGTGAACGATTTCTGCGAGTTCATCGGTATCAGCCGCGAGCGTTTTTTTGAAGTGGTTGAAAGTTACCGCGACACAAATATTTGGAAAAAAGACGAATCCGGCAACTGGTACATTCCCGGTCACCTTGAAGATTAG
- a CDS encoding polysaccharide deacetylase family protein codes for MLYRPLIRPYRNKYLAYAVRRLVHRCCPQFYFKNFMRKQVNPLGRPAYALTFDFDFEKDIEAFPRLLDLLNAHDIKAGMAVIGKFVEKYPDIHKRAVDEGHEIINHTYTHPDNPHWAPDRFFNKLSYAEQKDEIARAHEVIHDVLSVECVGFRTPHYGNLHTESVYPILSELGYKYSSSTAACAYKGYGAPAMHSHGVMEIPTGCSLNFPFAIFDSWNMLRKQNPFLGDDDLFVKEFAQTIDFIVQNNLFLTHYFDPYDIVKNRKIERVLEQLGKLETVLYRDMV; via the coding sequence ATGCTCTATAGACCGTTGATCCGTCCCTACCGAAATAAATATCTTGCCTATGCGGTCAGGCGGCTGGTCCACAGGTGTTGTCCCCAGTTTTATTTCAAAAATTTTATGCGTAAGCAGGTCAACCCGCTGGGAAGGCCTGCTTACGCATTAACTTTTGACTTTGATTTTGAAAAAGATATCGAAGCTTTTCCCCGGTTGCTGGATCTTCTCAATGCCCATGATATTAAAGCCGGCATGGCGGTGATCGGGAAGTTTGTGGAGAAATATCCTGATATCCACAAACGCGCAGTTGATGAGGGTCACGAGATCATCAACCATACGTACACCCATCCGGATAACCCCCATTGGGCTCCGGACAGGTTTTTTAATAAACTGTCATATGCTGAACAAAAGGACGAAATCGCACGCGCACATGAAGTCATCCACGATGTTTTGAGCGTTGAATGTGTCGGATTCAGGACTCCGCATTACGGCAACCTGCATACTGAGAGTGTTTATCCTATTTTGTCTGAGCTGGGTTACAAATACAGCAGTTCGACAGCTGCATGCGCATACAAGGGCTATGGTGCTCCTGCCATGCATTCACACGGTGTCATGGAAATTCCTACCGGGTGCAGCCTTAATTTTCCATTCGCTATTTTTGATTCGTGGAACATGCTCCGTAAGCAGAACCCTTTTCTGGGTGATGACGACCTCTTTGTTAAGGAGTTTGCGCAGACTATTGATTTCATCGTTCAAAACAATCTTTTTCTCACTCATTATTTCGACCCCTATGATATTGTAAAAAATAGAAAAATTGAAAGGGTTCTTGAGCAGTTGGGTAAACTTGAAACCGTGTTGTATCGGGACATGGTGTAA
- the asnB gene encoding asparagine synthase (glutamine-hydrolyzing), whose product MCGIVGFFAINGDSRISQAEIKDMTRAIKHRGPNDSGCLLIDKSSGEHAMFRDDENSPSLKYGQIGLGHRRLSILDLSERGQQPMGHSATGVWIVFNGEVYNYVELAEELKKLGHSFETTTDTEVVLKAYVEWGIGCFSRFNGMWGLAIYDPRSDVLHLSRDRFGKKPLYYYESGRHVLFSSEIKSLFARQDTPKEVNESKIVDYAGRNYRYVDDDDESFFKDINQVPKGHVLSITGAGSSRVEKYWDVASRPELATASEKDLVVMFRELLEDAVRVRLRSDVPVGCMLSGGMDSTSITCMASNHSADMHTFSGVTGTGRYDESEYIDSVVAKAGTTHKYIYPKPNEMFDVLREMMAYHDEPICTVTWYCIYVIIREIAKEDIPVILTGHGGDELLGGYWDHYHYNFHDIRAAGGSDKYEMDAWLANHGRDPQECVRERNYIESLMTDRRAALNKFSQYVGHLSGRLTEGIRKEIDRPDMDGELAKRLYLEMFNETIPASLRSEDRNMMAFSIENRVPFLDYRLADFCFNIGNEYKIRNGLGKWLLRESMKGILPEKVRTRTDKAGFVAPFDEWIRNENRAQMEELINARSYVNEEIYDHGKLKDLYARHLAGEDHYMFFWQYINLCVWHEQFWGSV is encoded by the coding sequence ATGTGTGGAATTGTAGGCTTCTTCGCTATTAATGGCGACAGTCGCATCAGTCAGGCCGAGATCAAAGACATGACCCGGGCCATCAAACATCGTGGTCCCAATGATTCCGGATGTCTGCTCATTGATAAAAGTTCTGGCGAGCATGCCATGTTCAGGGATGATGAGAACTCTCCGTCTCTCAAATATGGCCAGATAGGTCTCGGGCACCGGCGGCTCTCCATTCTTGACCTTTCCGAACGCGGCCAGCAACCCATGGGCCATAGCGCGACCGGGGTCTGGATCGTTTTTAACGGCGAGGTCTATAACTACGTGGAGCTTGCTGAAGAATTGAAGAAACTGGGCCACAGCTTTGAGACCACCACCGATACCGAGGTGGTGCTCAAAGCCTATGTGGAATGGGGAATCGGTTGTTTCAGCCGTTTCAACGGTATGTGGGGGCTGGCTATTTATGACCCCCGCAGTGACGTACTGCACCTTTCGCGCGACCGTTTCGGCAAAAAGCCTCTCTATTACTACGAATCCGGGCGTCACGTTCTTTTTTCCTCAGAAATAAAGTCGTTGTTTGCCCGGCAGGATACGCCTAAAGAAGTCAACGAAAGCAAAATCGTGGATTACGCCGGACGTAACTACCGTTATGTTGATGATGACGATGAATCCTTTTTCAAGGACATCAATCAGGTTCCTAAAGGACATGTCCTGAGCATTACCGGGGCTGGTTCAAGTAGAGTGGAAAAATATTGGGATGTGGCAAGTCGTCCTGAACTCGCAACAGCTTCGGAAAAGGACCTTGTAGTCATGTTCCGGGAATTGCTTGAAGATGCGGTACGTGTCAGATTGCGTAGTGATGTGCCCGTAGGATGTATGCTCAGCGGGGGGATGGACTCCACCTCAATTACCTGCATGGCATCCAACCATTCTGCAGACATGCATACGTTTTCCGGAGTGACTGGCACAGGACGTTACGATGAATCAGAGTATATTGATTCTGTGGTTGCAAAGGCCGGAACGACTCATAAGTATATCTATCCTAAGCCCAACGAAATGTTCGATGTGCTGCGTGAGATGATGGCTTATCACGACGAGCCGATTTGTACTGTTACCTGGTACTGTATTTATGTGATCATCCGCGAAATAGCCAAAGAGGATATTCCTGTAATTCTTACCGGACACGGTGGGGATGAGCTGCTCGGTGGTTATTGGGATCACTATCACTATAATTTTCACGATATTCGGGCTGCCGGTGGTAGCGATAAATATGAAATGGATGCCTGGTTGGCCAATCATGGCCGCGATCCGCAGGAGTGTGTGCGCGAAAGGAACTATATTGAGTCACTTATGACGGACCGCCGGGCCGCGTTGAACAAGTTTTCCCAGTATGTTGGACATCTGTCCGGAAGATTGACCGAGGGAATCCGCAAGGAAATTGATCGACCGGACATGGATGGCGAACTTGCCAAACGTCTCTACTTGGAAATGTTCAACGAAACCATTCCAGCGTCCCTGCGTTCTGAAGACAGAAATATGATGGCCTTTTCCATTGAAAACCGGGTGCCCTTCTTAGATTACCGTCTTGCAGACTTCTGTTTCAATATTGGTAATGAGTATAAGATCCGCAACGGACTCGGGAAATGGCTGCTGCGTGAATCCATGAAAGGAATTCTGCCTGAAAAAGTTCGGACCAGAACAGATAAGGCCGGCTTCGTTGCTCCCTTTGATGAATGGATTCGTAATGAGAACCGGGCCCAGATGGAAGAGTTGATAAATGCCCGTTCCTATGTGAACGAGGAAATTTACGATCATGGAAAACTGAAAGATCTCTACGCCAGGCATCTCGCCGGCGAGGATCATTACATGTTTTTCTGGCAGTATATTAACCTGTGTGTGTGGCATGAGCAATTTTGGGGCTCTGTATAG
- a CDS encoding DapH/DapD/GlmU-related protein: MFDFLALITNKKYWLLHSLIMKFILRLYGIQVGSDFYMEGIPLLKIRGKGSNIVIGNNVSILGGIDLRNRENGKIVFKDNVTIEGNCRFVSAREGTIAVGEGSIVTSFAIINGGADLIIGRQCIIGPRTSLNANEHVFKRDTPVREAGFVHEPIYIEDDCWLAANVTVMKGVTLAKGSIVGAGAVVTKDTEPYSVNVGIPAKKVSERK, translated from the coding sequence ATGTTTGATTTTTTGGCCTTAATTACGAATAAAAAATATTGGCTTCTGCACAGCCTGATCATGAAATTTATCCTGCGGCTTTACGGGATACAGGTTGGATCAGATTTTTATATGGAAGGAATTCCTCTTCTTAAGATCAGGGGAAAGGGGTCCAATATTGTTATCGGTAACAATGTTTCCATTCTCGGCGGGATAGATCTGCGTAACCGTGAAAACGGTAAAATAGTTTTCAAGGACAATGTTACCATTGAAGGTAATTGCAGATTCGTCTCTGCCCGTGAGGGAACAATTGCAGTGGGTGAAGGCTCCATTGTCACGTCTTTTGCTATTATCAATGGTGGGGCGGACTTGATTATCGGTAGACAATGCATTATTGGCCCTAGAACGAGCCTGAACGCCAATGAACATGTGTTTAAGCGCGATACACCGGTGCGTGAGGCTGGATTTGTCCATGAACCGATATACATCGAAGATGATTGCTGGCTTGCTGCCAATGTTACGGTAATGAAAGGCGTTACCCTTGCTAAAGGTAGTATTGTAGGGGCCGGGGCTGTTGTCACAAAGGATACTGAACCTTATTCTGTCAATGTAGGCATCCCAGCCAAAAAAGTTTCGGAGAGAAAATAA
- a CDS encoding NAD(P)-dependent oxidoreductase, giving the protein MMEIKGRRIALVGGSGFIGHNLALQLKKLGAEVCVVDGLQVNNLLAFSSTEEDIANRDLYLAILNERQRLLREAGVPVYIQDVRDYHATSHLMGQIKPQTVVHLAAVSHANKSNKTPHSTFDHSFRTLENMLDISRAKDSGVEHFVYFSSSMIYGNFDGGFVTEETPCDPIGVYGALKFGGEKLVVAYNQVFDLPYTIIRPSALYGERCVSRRVGQIFVENALKGVDITIAGDGSDKLDFTYIQDMVNGMVKVIENENSFNQTFNLTYGDSRSLAQMAELIKAEFPEVNIKYIPKDRLMPDRGTLSVDKAKELIGYDPQWPLEKGFVEYIKWYKSLPADLTKDGKMPVTYG; this is encoded by the coding sequence ATGATGGAGATTAAAGGTAGACGTATTGCCCTTGTGGGCGGTTCAGGATTTATCGGGCACAATCTTGCCTTGCAGTTGAAAAAGCTCGGTGCTGAAGTATGTGTCGTCGATGGTTTACAGGTTAACAACCTGTTGGCCTTTTCTTCCACTGAAGAGGATATCGCCAACCGCGATCTTTATCTTGCTATTCTGAATGAAAGGCAGCGGTTGCTCCGAGAAGCCGGTGTTCCTGTGTATATTCAGGATGTGCGCGACTACCACGCCACCTCTCATCTTATGGGTCAAATCAAGCCTCAAACGGTTGTTCATCTTGCAGCTGTTTCCCATGCTAATAAGTCAAACAAGACTCCGCACAGCACTTTTGATCACAGTTTCCGCACACTGGAAAATATGCTCGACATCTCTCGTGCAAAAGATTCCGGTGTCGAGCACTTTGTATATTTTTCTTCAAGCATGATTTACGGCAACTTTGACGGCGGCTTTGTTACCGAGGAAACACCCTGTGATCCGATTGGTGTGTACGGTGCGCTTAAGTTCGGTGGTGAGAAGCTTGTTGTTGCATACAATCAGGTTTTTGATCTTCCTTATACAATTATCCGTCCTTCCGCTCTTTACGGTGAGCGCTGCGTTAGCCGCAGGGTCGGCCAGATTTTTGTTGAAAATGCTCTTAAGGGCGTGGACATCACCATCGCCGGCGACGGTTCCGATAAGCTCGACTTTACCTATATTCAGGACATGGTTAACGGTATGGTCAAGGTTATTGAAAATGAAAATTCATTTAACCAGACCTTTAACCTGACTTATGGTGATTCAAGAAGTCTTGCCCAGATGGCCGAGCTCATCAAAGCCGAGTTTCCTGAAGTGAATATCAAGTATATTCCCAAAGACCGTCTCATGCCCGATCGCGGAACTCTTTCCGTAGATAAGGCCAAAGAACTTATCGGTTATGATCCGCAATGGCCTCTTGAAAAGGGGTTTGTTGAATACATTAAATGGTACAAAAGCCTGCCTGCAGATCTGACCAAAGACGGCAAAATGCCTGTTACTTACGGTTAA
- a CDS encoding STT3 domain-containing protein — protein sequence MGTHDAYFWLAGAKGVGSAVDNPMAGLLRVLGSITGAPYGNIAFWLPAVFCGFTAVAAFAWGMLLGGPWTGIVASVFATSVPHFYFRTRLSYYDTDLISLLFPLLITVLMARWLVMTTKSSWFKKEESDDYQPVLTDYLLPFFAGILTCYGDSWHGVVQVFGFGTFLIGLFLALFCSKSNQRLIAMRGLLVFAASGMFGFAGVVVALALICFYLSPQFEKISNYENLYVYLVLFIALSLFSGLGTKLFFVVLNRITSYTKPTADAVKAAGPVYPGIAQSIIEAQNVKWADFFSTSGGNVYVGAAAFVCFAACIYYSPLSILLLPFAAAAMVSPFMGGRFAMFAGIPVGIGLGYWAIFLVNRFFKDKKETLVAGLTSCCLVVYLVGANFDFYTKTPVTPIISKEHAVGLIESADSMSASSTVWTWWDWGYATMYYTGQNSFANGGNHAGPVLYPLALAMSTPSLLQSSQLIKYSATQGNNPASTWSKMPVGEVQSIIGALGANDYLFKGDEDQYLVVTWKDIALSRWILYYGMWNISTGSSQHPFVGTVRNQFQVDFNSGNLFEGNNKPLPLSSYNILNSSGNKSGTFKNHSGLHLIFNDQNSQAYLIDDAVHDSTMARLLWGAADSPELKGRFELIYEGCPSVRIYKVLNQNPEK from the coding sequence ATGGGTACCCATGATGCCTATTTCTGGCTGGCCGGAGCCAAGGGTGTGGGCAGTGCCGTAGACAATCCCATGGCCGGGCTGTTGCGTGTCCTAGGCAGTATCACCGGCGCCCCTTACGGAAATATCGCTTTCTGGCTCCCGGCTGTCTTTTGCGGATTCACAGCAGTAGCCGCCTTTGCATGGGGTATGCTGCTGGGCGGTCCGTGGACCGGGATTGTGGCTTCTGTTTTTGCTACTTCAGTTCCGCATTTTTATTTTCGCACACGTCTTTCGTACTACGATACCGACTTGATTTCTCTGCTTTTCCCGCTGCTCATTACTGTCTTGATGGCCCGTTGGCTGGTTATGACAACCAAGTCCAGCTGGTTTAAAAAAGAAGAGAGCGATGATTATCAGCCTGTGTTGACGGATTACCTGCTTCCTTTTTTTGCCGGAATATTAACCTGTTATGGTGATTCATGGCATGGGGTTGTTCAGGTTTTCGGATTTGGGACCTTTCTTATCGGCCTTTTTTTGGCCCTTTTTTGCAGTAAGTCAAATCAAAGACTTATTGCCATGCGTGGACTGCTCGTTTTTGCAGCGTCCGGCATGTTCGGGTTTGCAGGGGTTGTTGTAGCTTTGGCTTTGATTTGTTTTTATCTCAGTCCGCAGTTTGAAAAAATTTCCAACTATGAAAATCTATATGTTTATCTGGTGCTTTTTATTGCTTTAAGTCTGTTCAGCGGTCTCGGTACAAAGCTTTTTTTTGTAGTGTTGAATAGGATTACATCCTACACAAAGCCGACAGCTGATGCAGTAAAAGCAGCAGGGCCTGTTTATCCGGGGATCGCCCAGAGTATTATTGAAGCCCAGAATGTTAAATGGGCCGATTTTTTTTCTACCAGCGGCGGCAATGTCTACGTAGGTGCAGCGGCTTTTGTGTGCTTCGCAGCATGCATCTATTATTCTCCTCTCTCAATTCTGCTGCTTCCGTTTGCGGCTGCCGCTATGGTTTCCCCTTTTATGGGGGGGCGGTTCGCCATGTTCGCTGGAATACCGGTCGGGATAGGGCTCGGTTACTGGGCTATATTTTTGGTGAATAGATTTTTTAAGGATAAAAAGGAAACCTTAGTTGCAGGTCTGACCAGTTGTTGTCTGGTGGTATACTTGGTTGGTGCGAATTTTGATTTTTATACAAAGACACCTGTCACCCCGATTATTTCAAAAGAACACGCTGTAGGGCTTATCGAGTCTGCTGATTCAATGTCTGCAAGCAGCACTGTCTGGACCTGGTGGGACTGGGGGTATGCAACTATGTATTACACCGGGCAGAATTCGTTTGCTAACGGGGGTAATCATGCCGGTCCGGTGCTTTATCCTCTTGCTCTAGCCATGTCCACACCCTCATTGCTTCAATCGAGTCAGTTGATTAAATACTCGGCTACTCAGGGCAACAACCCGGCTAGTACATGGAGCAAAATGCCGGTGGGCGAAGTTCAAAGTATTATCGGTGCTCTGGGAGCAAATGATTACCTTTTTAAGGGGGACGAGGATCAGTATCTGGTGGTTACCTGGAAAGATATCGCCCTTTCACGGTGGATTTTGTATTACGGTATGTGGAATATTTCTACAGGAAGCAGCCAGCATCCCTTTGTGGGTACCGTCAGGAATCAATTCCAGGTGGATTTCAATAGTGGCAACTTATTTGAAGGCAATAATAAACCTCTGCCGCTGAGTTCATATAATATCTTGAACTCTTCTGGAAATAAGTCCGGGACATTTAAGAATCACAGTGGATTACATCTAATTTTCAATGATCAGAACTCTCAAGCATATCTGATAGATGACGCTGTTCATGACAGTACCATGGCTCGCTTGCTCTGGGGGGCAGCTGATTCTCCTGAATTAAAAGGTAGGTTTGAACTGATTTATGAAGGATGTCCCTCTGTGAGAATTTATAAAGTTCTTAACCAAAATCCTGAAAAATAG